Proteins encoded within one genomic window of Sphingomonas cannabina:
- a CDS encoding glycoside hydrolase family 27 protein, with amino-acid sequence MTRALFAATALAAIMLAPAAASARTAFDGVWLFDKAPPMPGVTMMEVTSRGTRIEGRVTTLWYGPITMIDPRVENGRLIFDARNINDRDHPFRRWSVSLDKGQVRLQGQIWATEVDATGYRGTAKAAKARAFKVAPLPPLGAPIASRLAATPPMGWSSWNRFAEHIDDETVRAMADAMVSSGLRDAGYRYVNIDDGWQGRRDANGVLQPNDKFPDMKALTAYVHARGLKIGIYSSPGPRTCAGYEGSYGHVAQDARTFADWGFDYLKYDLCSGEWFYPNADTVKRSYREMGAALQATGRGIVFSLCEYGRFEVGSWGRDVGGQLWRTTGDITDDYETMAKIGFERNGDPDHAGPHGWNDADMLEIGNGGMSLDEYRTHMTLWAMSASPLMMGHDLRRTTPEMLALLTNRHVIAVDQDPRGIQGKAVRKDGRIEVWAKPLADGRVALALFNRGTDEASFALTAADAGLRSISQVQDLWSGATAAGLPESYTVPAHGAVMVAVRGG; translated from the coding sequence ATGACGCGCGCCCTGTTCGCCGCCACCGCCCTCGCGGCCATCATGCTCGCGCCCGCCGCGGCGTCCGCCCGCACCGCCTTCGACGGCGTCTGGCTGTTCGACAAGGCGCCGCCGATGCCCGGCGTCACGATGATGGAGGTGACGAGCCGCGGCACCAGGATCGAAGGCCGCGTCACCACCCTCTGGTATGGTCCGATCACGATGATCGACCCGCGCGTCGAGAACGGGCGACTGATCTTCGACGCGCGCAACATCAACGACCGCGACCATCCGTTCCGCCGCTGGAGCGTCAGCCTCGACAAGGGGCAGGTGCGCTTGCAGGGGCAGATCTGGGCAACCGAAGTCGACGCCACCGGCTATCGCGGCACCGCAAAGGCGGCGAAGGCCCGTGCGTTCAAGGTCGCGCCGCTGCCGCCGCTCGGCGCACCGATCGCCAGCCGGCTGGCCGCGACGCCGCCGATGGGCTGGAGCAGCTGGAACAGGTTCGCCGAGCATATCGACGACGAGACGGTGCGCGCCATGGCCGACGCAATGGTGTCGAGCGGGCTCCGCGACGCCGGCTATCGCTACGTCAACATCGACGACGGCTGGCAGGGCAGGCGCGACGCGAACGGCGTACTCCAGCCCAACGACAAGTTCCCCGACATGAAGGCGCTGACCGCCTATGTCCACGCCAGGGGCCTCAAGATCGGCATCTATTCCTCGCCGGGGCCCCGCACCTGCGCCGGCTACGAGGGCAGCTACGGTCATGTCGCCCAGGACGCGAGGACCTTCGCCGACTGGGGCTTCGATTATCTGAAATACGACCTGTGCTCGGGCGAATGGTTCTATCCCAACGCCGATACGGTGAAGCGCAGCTACCGCGAGATGGGCGCGGCGCTGCAGGCGACCGGCCGGGGCATCGTCTTCTCGCTGTGCGAATATGGCCGCTTCGAGGTCGGCAGCTGGGGCCGCGACGTCGGGGGCCAGCTGTGGCGCACCACCGGCGACATCACCGATGATTACGAGACCATGGCGAAGATCGGGTTCGAGAGGAACGGCGATCCCGATCACGCCGGCCCGCACGGCTGGAACGATGCCGACATGCTCGAGATCGGCAACGGCGGGATGAGCCTCGATGAATATCGCACGCACATGACCTTGTGGGCGATGTCCGCCTCGCCGCTGATGATGGGCCACGACCTGCGCAGGACGACGCCGGAGATGCTGGCGCTGTTGACCAACCGTCACGTCATCGCCGTCGACCAGGACCCGCGCGGCATCCAGGGCAAGGCGGTGCGCAAGGACGGCAGGATCGAGGTCTGGGCCAAGCCTCTCGCCGACGGCCGCGTCGCGCTGGCATTGTTCAACCGCGGCACCGATGAGGCATCCTTCGCGCTGACGGCGGCCGACGCCGGGCTGCGGTCGATCAGCCAGGTGCAGGACCTGTGGTCGGGCGCCACCGCCGCCGGCCTGCCGGAGAGCTACACCGTGCCGGCGCACGGCGCGGTCATGGTGGCCGTCAGGGGCGGATGA
- a CDS encoding TonB-dependent receptor domain-containing protein, which translates to MAALLPTMAYAQAAQEADAGASEEIVVTGTRIKRPDLESNSPQTVIGQEEFKYQGATTVEGVLNRLPQFTADANENVSNGSDGTSNINLRNLGSNRVLVLVNGQRMLPQQAIDLNFVPGSLVERVDVMTGGASAVYGSDALSGVVNFVLKDNLDGVRVDAQVGFAQHDNDNRAVRSLLSEKGYALAPKSVADGGKQDVTISAGKNFADGRGNVTVYGGYRHFSPVKQSSRDVSSCALQAADENTLFCGGSSNTPYGTFVPLEGAFQGQTLTNNRDGTQTFVPYDNSYAYNYAPDNYFQRSDERYTAGAFAKFELSKAAEVYGSFMYMRDHTFSQAAPSAIFLGSPFAISCNNPLASASQLQTLCGAKAGTSQTADALVGYRMTIAPRRDDLRHTDYRYTAGVRGDLGSGFSYDLNYLYSLVRYKERYLNNVDAVKAQRALDVVSVGGTPTCRSVVDGTDPDCIPVNVFQAGGVTAEQGSYMFTPSNTASRNSLRAFSGTLSGDLGQLGITSPWASRGISIAVGAEQRRETLKFTADEIAQQGGATNADGIISVVEGYGEIEIPIIEDKPFFRSLTINGGVRYSSYDNKQNSTGFKSSYNVWTYKGELSWQPIEDLRLRASYNHAIRAPNVAELFASQSVGNVAAQDPCAGSSPSASASTCALTGVTAAQYGHIVECPADTCSAQGGGNRFVKPETADTWTAGFVLSPRALKGFSLSIDYYRIKVKDYISSIDPSLIISQCVATGDPFYCSLFNRDPRSGAIFGQNGYIVSTTLNTGYLQTSGIDVIGDYTFGIGSLGKFNVNVIGTWLAEQVAEPLPGLGTYDCKGLYGYTCGQPSPEWRHVARFTWMARGDTTLSLSWRHLGSTKLSSLSDNPFLTGTPSVINKRIEAYNYFDLSVTQAVGKQLQLRMGVNNLLDKDPPAIAAGILSAFGNGNTYPGVYDPLGRTVFFGATVNF; encoded by the coding sequence GTGGCGGCCTTGCTGCCGACCATGGCTTACGCCCAGGCGGCGCAAGAGGCGGATGCGGGGGCGTCCGAGGAAATCGTCGTCACCGGCACGCGCATCAAGCGCCCCGATCTGGAGAGCAACAGCCCCCAGACGGTGATCGGGCAGGAGGAGTTCAAATATCAGGGCGCGACGACGGTCGAAGGGGTGCTGAACCGGCTGCCGCAGTTCACCGCCGACGCCAACGAGAACGTCTCCAACGGATCTGACGGCACGTCGAACATCAACCTGCGCAACCTCGGCTCCAATCGCGTGCTGGTGCTGGTCAACGGCCAGCGGATGCTGCCGCAGCAGGCGATCGACCTCAATTTCGTGCCGGGCAGCCTGGTCGAGCGCGTCGACGTGATGACCGGCGGCGCCTCGGCGGTCTACGGCTCCGACGCGCTGTCGGGCGTCGTGAACTTCGTGCTGAAGGACAATCTCGACGGCGTGCGCGTCGACGCACAGGTCGGCTTCGCCCAGCACGACAACGACAATCGCGCGGTGCGCAGTCTGCTGAGCGAGAAGGGATATGCCCTTGCCCCCAAATCGGTGGCGGACGGCGGCAAGCAGGACGTCACCATCTCGGCCGGCAAGAACTTCGCCGACGGCCGCGGCAACGTCACCGTCTACGGCGGCTACCGCCATTTCAGCCCGGTCAAGCAGTCGAGCCGCGACGTCTCGTCCTGCGCGCTCCAGGCGGCGGACGAGAATACGCTGTTCTGCGGCGGATCGAGCAACACGCCCTACGGCACCTTCGTGCCGCTGGAGGGCGCCTTCCAGGGCCAGACGCTGACCAACAACCGCGACGGCACGCAGACCTTCGTGCCCTACGACAATAGCTACGCCTATAATTATGCCCCCGACAATTACTTCCAGCGCTCGGACGAGCGCTACACCGCCGGGGCATTCGCGAAGTTCGAGCTGAGCAAGGCGGCCGAGGTCTACGGCAGCTTCATGTACATGCGCGATCACACCTTCTCGCAAGCGGCGCCCTCGGCGATCTTCCTCGGCTCGCCCTTCGCGATCTCGTGCAACAATCCGCTGGCGAGCGCGAGCCAGCTGCAGACGCTGTGCGGGGCCAAGGCCGGCACGAGCCAGACCGCCGATGCGCTGGTCGGCTATCGCATGACGATCGCACCGCGGCGCGACGATCTGCGCCACACCGACTATCGCTACACCGCGGGCGTGCGCGGCGATCTCGGCAGCGGGTTCAGCTATGACCTGAACTATCTCTACTCGCTGGTGCGCTACAAGGAGCGGTATCTCAACAACGTCGACGCGGTGAAGGCGCAGCGTGCGTTGGACGTGGTCAGCGTGGGCGGCACGCCGACCTGCCGTTCGGTGGTCGACGGCACCGATCCGGACTGTATCCCGGTCAACGTGTTCCAGGCTGGCGGCGTCACGGCGGAGCAGGGGAGCTATATGTTCACCCCGAGCAACACCGCGTCGCGCAACTCGCTGCGGGCCTTCTCGGGCACTCTGAGCGGCGACCTTGGCCAGCTTGGTATCACTAGCCCCTGGGCGAGCCGCGGCATCTCGATCGCAGTCGGCGCCGAGCAGCGCCGTGAAACGCTGAAGTTCACCGCCGACGAGATCGCGCAGCAGGGCGGCGCGACCAACGCCGACGGCATCATCAGCGTGGTCGAAGGCTATGGCGAGATCGAGATCCCGATCATCGAGGACAAGCCCTTCTTCCGTTCGCTGACCATCAACGGCGGCGTGCGTTATTCCTCCTACGACAACAAGCAGAACTCGACCGGATTCAAGTCGAGCTACAACGTCTGGACCTACAAGGGCGAGCTGAGCTGGCAGCCGATCGAGGACCTGCGCCTGCGCGCCAGCTACAATCACGCGATCCGTGCGCCGAACGTCGCGGAGCTGTTCGCGTCGCAGTCGGTCGGCAACGTCGCGGCGCAGGACCCCTGCGCCGGATCGAGCCCGTCGGCGTCGGCGTCGACCTGCGCGCTGACCGGGGTCACGGCGGCCCAATATGGCCATATCGTCGAATGCCCGGCCGACACCTGTTCGGCGCAGGGCGGCGGCAACCGCTTCGTGAAGCCCGAGACCGCCGACACCTGGACCGCCGGCTTCGTGCTGTCGCCGCGCGCGCTGAAGGGGTTCTCGCTGTCGATCGACTATTACCGGATCAAGGTGAAGGACTATATCAGCTCGATCGACCCGTCGCTGATCATCAGCCAGTGCGTCGCGACCGGCGATCCCTTCTACTGCAGTCTGTTCAACCGCGATCCGCGTTCGGGCGCGATCTTCGGGCAGAACGGCTACATCGTCTCGACCACGCTCAACACCGGCTATCTCCAGACCTCCGGCATCGACGTGATCGGGGACTATACGTTCGGCATTGGGTCGCTGGGCAAGTTCAACGTCAACGTGATCGGCACCTGGCTGGCCGAGCAGGTGGCGGAGCCGCTGCCGGGGCTCGGCACCTACGACTGCAAGGGTCTCTACGGCTATACCTGCGGCCAGCCTTCGCCCGAATGGCGCCATGTCGCGCGCTTCACCTGGATGGCGCGGGGCGACACCACGCTGTCGCTGTCGTGGCGCCACCTGGGATCGACCAAGCTGTCGAGCCTGTCGGACAATCCCTTCCTCACCGGCACGCCGAGCGTGATCAACAAGCGGATCGAAGCCTATAACTATTTCGACCTGTCGGTGACCCAGGCGGTCGGCAAGCAGCTGCAGTTGCGCATGGGCGTGAACAACCTGCTCGACAAGGATCCGCCGGCGATCGCCGCGGGCATCCTGTCGGCGTTCGGCAACGGCAACACCTATCCGGGCGTCTATGATCCGCTCGGCCGGACGGTGTTCTTCGGGGCCACGGTCAACTTCTGA
- a CDS encoding TonB-dependent receptor yields the protein MARRISSHSLAGASLGAMLLANLVSPAHAQTAPAEGETQAQVGDGPQPGDIIVTGFRSSLQRALDIKRESAGVVDSIVAEDIAKFPDNNLAESIQRVPGIAISRDQGQGRSISVRGLGGDFTSTRINGMESQATTDGYNGANRSRGFDFNVFASELFSQIDVRKTAAADLPEGSLGATVDLTTARPLSFRKTTVTLSAQGGYNDQAKKVDPRLAAVFATQTADGTLGFLVSGAYSRQSGNFQQSNSGDWNQGIGDGGFCNPVARPAACAGTNLAVYNQLQDPKVYNPRFPRYVQGVGRTERLGFTGSVQWKPSDRTNLVLDVLYSKFDVKRDDWALEPIGLSRAASQGGKPETIVRDGIIDSNNSLIYALLDNVDLRSEHNRDNFTTEFVQATLALEQKLGDRLTLKALAGHSRSDFDNFVDISTQIDSFNVDNFSYDLRPNGQNAPQIDWGIDVANPANWYFGPRVTQPGGTGATGPEIRLRPNYIQNRNTTARADLTFEAADDLKLMVGAEYKKYKFASQSLRYLLGEADWPAIPAGSSIQDLTEQFCGFEAFDMPAGNTKCWTTPNISAFADTYDIFSNTGRAQLSNTVSAARGDNRSVQEQDWSFYGMASFDSELLGMRVRGNLGGRFTITKQRSNFLTTVPVSVDPSGVVPTEVNRTYRNFLPSANLAFEPSDSLVVRLAAARTISRPPLGSLAGATTVNVSGGSRTVTTGNPYLKPFKSDNLDASIEWYPSRGSIVSIGAFYKKISTYIQSNTITAPYSTTGLPAELLAGTNVTPDTDFVITNVTNTPGGPLKGVELNLQQQFTFLPGLLSGFGVLANYTYVDSDIKYRAGAALVTATLLNLSKNSINGTLYYEKGGFQARGSVNYRDQYLTGVPAAFNQDVAGTRGATYVDASASYDITENLTISVDALNLTNQADVQYSDSVARRWVNYRLNGRQFYAGVRVKF from the coding sequence ATGGCACGCCGTATATCATCGCACAGCTTGGCCGGTGCATCGCTCGGCGCGATGCTGCTCGCGAACCTCGTTTCGCCAGCTCATGCCCAAACAGCACCTGCTGAAGGGGAAACACAGGCCCAGGTCGGCGATGGCCCCCAGCCCGGCGACATCATCGTCACCGGCTTCCGCAGCAGCCTCCAGCGCGCGCTCGACATCAAGCGCGAGAGCGCCGGCGTGGTCGACTCGATCGTCGCCGAGGACATCGCCAAGTTTCCGGACAACAACCTCGCCGAATCGATCCAGCGTGTCCCCGGCATCGCCATCTCGCGCGATCAGGGTCAGGGCCGGTCGATATCTGTGCGCGGGCTCGGCGGCGACTTCACCTCGACCCGCATCAACGGCATGGAGAGCCAGGCGACGACCGACGGCTACAACGGCGCCAACCGGTCGCGCGGCTTCGACTTCAACGTCTTCGCGTCCGAGCTGTTCAGCCAGATCGACGTCCGCAAGACGGCCGCGGCCGACCTGCCCGAGGGATCGCTCGGCGCCACTGTCGACCTGACGACCGCGCGGCCGCTGTCGTTCAGAAAGACGACGGTCACCCTGTCCGCCCAGGGCGGCTACAACGACCAGGCCAAGAAGGTCGACCCGCGCCTCGCCGCGGTGTTCGCGACGCAGACGGCGGACGGCACGCTCGGCTTCCTCGTATCGGGGGCCTATTCCCGCCAATCGGGCAATTTCCAGCAGAGCAATTCGGGCGACTGGAACCAGGGCATCGGCGACGGCGGTTTCTGCAATCCGGTCGCGAGGCCAGCGGCGTGCGCGGGCACCAACCTGGCCGTTTACAACCAGCTCCAGGACCCCAAGGTCTACAACCCTCGCTTCCCGCGCTACGTGCAGGGCGTCGGCAGGACCGAGCGGCTGGGCTTCACCGGCAGCGTCCAGTGGAAGCCGAGCGACCGCACCAACCTGGTCCTCGACGTGCTCTATTCGAAGTTCGACGTGAAGCGCGACGACTGGGCGCTCGAGCCGATCGGCCTGAGCCGCGCCGCGTCGCAGGGCGGCAAGCCCGAGACGATCGTCCGCGACGGCATCATCGATTCGAACAACTCGCTGATCTATGCGCTACTCGACAACGTCGACCTCAGATCCGAGCACAACCGCGACAATTTCACCACCGAGTTCGTGCAGGCGACGCTGGCGCTCGAGCAGAAGCTCGGTGACCGGCTCACGCTGAAGGCGCTGGCGGGCCATTCGCGGTCGGACTTCGACAATTTCGTGGATATCTCGACCCAGATCGACTCGTTCAACGTCGACAATTTCTCCTACGACCTGCGGCCGAACGGCCAGAATGCGCCGCAGATCGACTGGGGGATCGACGTCGCCAATCCCGCCAACTGGTATTTCGGGCCGCGCGTGACCCAGCCGGGCGGTACCGGCGCGACCGGGCCGGAGATCCGCCTGCGGCCGAACTATATCCAGAACCGCAACACCACCGCGCGCGCCGACCTGACGTTCGAGGCGGCGGACGACCTCAAGCTGATGGTCGGCGCCGAATACAAGAAGTACAAGTTCGCCTCGCAATCGCTGCGCTATCTGCTGGGCGAGGCGGATTGGCCGGCGATCCCCGCCGGCTCCAGCATCCAGGACCTGACCGAGCAGTTCTGCGGTTTCGAGGCGTTCGACATGCCGGCGGGCAACACCAAATGCTGGACGACGCCCAACATCTCCGCCTTCGCCGATACGTACGATATCTTCTCCAACACGGGTCGCGCCCAGCTCTCCAACACGGTGTCCGCGGCGCGCGGCGACAACCGGTCGGTGCAGGAGCAGGACTGGTCCTTTTACGGAATGGCCAGCTTCGACAGCGAGCTGCTGGGGATGCGCGTGCGCGGCAACCTCGGCGGGCGGTTCACGATCACGAAGCAGCGGTCCAACTTCCTGACGACGGTGCCCGTATCGGTCGATCCCAGCGGGGTGGTGCCGACCGAGGTCAACCGGACCTATCGCAACTTCCTGCCGTCCGCGAACCTCGCGTTCGAGCCGAGCGACAGCCTCGTCGTCCGGCTGGCCGCAGCCCGAACCATCTCGCGTCCGCCGCTCGGCAGCCTGGCCGGCGCCACCACCGTCAACGTCTCCGGCGGGTCGCGGACCGTGACCACCGGCAATCCGTACCTGAAGCCGTTCAAGTCGGACAATCTCGACGCCTCGATCGAATGGTACCCGAGCCGGGGATCGATCGTCTCGATCGGCGCCTTCTACAAGAAGATCAGCACCTACATCCAATCGAACACGATCACCGCGCCCTATTCGACGACGGGGCTGCCGGCCGAGCTTCTCGCCGGCACCAACGTCACGCCCGACACCGATTTCGTCATCACCAACGTCACGAATACGCCGGGCGGTCCGCTCAAGGGGGTCGAGCTCAACCTCCAGCAGCAGTTCACCTTCCTGCCCGGACTGCTCAGCGGCTTCGGCGTGCTCGCCAACTACACCTATGTCGATTCCGACATCAAATATCGCGCCGGGGCGGCACTGGTCACCGCGACGCTGCTCAATCTGTCCAAGAACTCGATCAACGGTACGCTCTATTACGAGAAGGGCGGCTTCCAGGCGCGCGGGTCGGTCAACTACCGCGACCAGTATCTGACGGGCGTTCCGGCCGCCTTCAATCAGGACGTGGCTGGGACGCGCGGCGCGACCTATGTCGATGCCTCGGCCTCATACGACATCACCGAGAATCTGACGATCAGCGTGGACGCGCTCAACCTGACCAACCAGGCCGACGTTCAGTACAGCGACTCCGTGGCACGGCGCTGGGTGAACTACCGGCTGAACGGGCGCCAGTTCTACGCCGGCGTGCGTGTGAAGTTCTAG
- a CDS encoding MGH1-like glycoside hydrolase domain-containing protein: MSGISRRQAIGSALAAAALTRSRTVSASPKSARRAEAQPLVDYLRANGPKLLRPAQDFFRHPSIAPTLPARQYSAELWDWDTLWTVRGLFALAEVTGDAALKRQVADHAKGSLLNFLDNQQPDGRLPIVMASADRDANRFPFATRDRNQAKPVMAQLALLIADRTGDAGWCGPIFDKLARFHDSWRAHNEAGPGLLVWSNDVAIGNDNDPTTFGRPPFSSANLLLNCLFYQDLRALTELAARLNRPAEERAALAKRIERLGAAILRECWDPRDAFFYTVDVQCVDRRAALITNVAPGMDMSWSTLPMRLQLFTGFLPLWCGLATAEQARAMIERNYLADDRLRAEHGVRTLSNRERMYTLAFSSNPSNWLGPVWIISNYFVWKALSAYGYRREADDLADKTVSLLVASLAADGSLNEYYHPDTGRPLSHKGFMDWNLLALEML; encoded by the coding sequence ATGAGCGGCATCTCCCGGCGACAGGCGATCGGATCGGCGCTCGCCGCGGCGGCGCTCACGAGGTCCCGGACCGTGAGCGCCTCACCGAAGAGTGCGCGGCGTGCCGAGGCGCAGCCGTTGGTCGATTATCTTCGCGCCAACGGTCCGAAACTGCTGCGTCCGGCACAGGATTTCTTTCGCCATCCTTCGATCGCCCCCACCCTTCCTGCCCGGCAATATTCGGCGGAGCTGTGGGACTGGGATACGCTGTGGACGGTGCGCGGCCTGTTCGCGCTCGCCGAGGTCACCGGCGATGCGGCGCTGAAGCGGCAGGTGGCGGACCACGCCAAGGGGAGCCTGCTCAACTTCCTCGACAACCAGCAGCCCGACGGACGGCTGCCGATCGTAATGGCGTCGGCCGACCGGGATGCGAATCGCTTTCCGTTCGCGACGCGCGACCGGAACCAGGCGAAGCCGGTCATGGCGCAGCTTGCGCTGCTGATCGCCGACCGTACCGGCGATGCCGGCTGGTGCGGCCCCATATTCGACAAGCTCGCCCGGTTCCACGACAGCTGGCGCGCGCACAACGAAGCCGGCCCGGGCCTGCTGGTGTGGAGCAACGACGTCGCGATCGGCAACGACAATGATCCCACCACCTTCGGCCGGCCGCCCTTCTCGTCGGCGAACCTCCTGCTGAACTGCCTCTTCTACCAGGACCTGCGCGCCCTGACGGAGCTGGCGGCGAGGCTGAATCGCCCGGCGGAGGAGCGCGCGGCCCTGGCCAAGCGGATCGAGCGGCTCGGCGCGGCGATCCTCCGCGAATGCTGGGATCCGCGCGATGCCTTCTTCTACACGGTCGACGTCCAGTGCGTCGATCGTCGCGCAGCGCTCATCACCAATGTCGCTCCCGGCATGGACATGTCGTGGTCGACCCTGCCGATGCGGCTGCAGCTGTTCACCGGCTTCCTGCCGCTCTGGTGCGGCCTCGCGACCGCGGAGCAGGCCAGGGCCATGATCGAGAGGAACTATCTCGCCGACGATCGGCTGCGCGCGGAGCATGGCGTGCGCACGCTGTCGAACCGCGAGCGGATGTATACGCTCGCCTTTTCCAGCAATCCCAGCAACTGGCTCGGGCCGGTCTGGATCATCTCCAATTATTTCGTGTGGAAGGCGCTGTCGGCCTATGGCTATCGGCGGGAGGCGGACGACCTCGCCGACAAGACCGTATCGCTGCTGGTGGCGTCGCTCGCGGCGGACGGCAGCCTGAACGAATATTATCACCCGGACACCGGCAGGCCGCTCAGTCACAAGGGATTCATGGATTGGAACCTGCTCGCGCTGGAAATGCTGTGA
- a CDS encoding nucleoside hydrolase-like domain-containing protein, translated as MTRWRRIAIAVLAAVVAVPQAAWAEACGTAQEAPSKRRLFVLTDIGGDPDDRMSMVRLMTYANQFDIEGLVATRNSRGVFPELIGDIVTAYGKVRDNLELHEPGFPTAGELRTRIAQGPLTDGIKGVGPGMDSSGSDLLIRAVDRADDRPLWVTVWGGPSVLAQALWKVRQTRSKAELASFVAKLRVYAISDQDDSGPWIRREFPGLFYIVNPGNTFHHSTWIGISGDKFHGRFAGGDYSLVTNEWIDRNIRGKGPLSDEYPNWKFQMEGDTPSFLYLIDNGLNDPDHPNWGGWGGRYELYTPPMRKWFLAPETRPIWTDASDEVLGHDGEWHDDQYATVWRWRAAFQNDFVARMDWTIKPCRQANHPPVPRLDMPASITAKPGQRVDLSAAGSSDPDGDALSYDWFVYEEAGTRSMSNNVSGVKLPVNDADQPKAWLTVKTDRVVPPGTGTIHVILAVTDHGTPRLTRYKRVIIDVVD; from the coding sequence GTGACCCGTTGGCGCCGGATCGCGATCGCGGTTCTGGCGGCGGTCGTCGCCGTTCCGCAGGCCGCCTGGGCAGAGGCTTGCGGCACCGCTCAGGAGGCACCGTCGAAGCGGCGGCTGTTCGTCCTCACCGACATCGGCGGCGACCCCGACGACCGCATGTCGATGGTCCGGCTGATGACCTACGCCAACCAGTTCGACATCGAAGGGCTGGTCGCGACCAGGAACAGCCGCGGCGTCTTCCCCGAGCTAATCGGCGACATCGTCACCGCCTATGGCAAGGTACGCGACAATCTCGAGTTGCACGAGCCCGGCTTTCCCACGGCTGGCGAGCTGCGTACGAGGATCGCGCAGGGCCCGCTGACCGACGGGATCAAGGGCGTGGGGCCGGGCATGGACTCGTCCGGATCGGACCTGCTGATCCGCGCGGTCGACCGTGCCGACGATCGCCCGCTCTGGGTGACGGTCTGGGGCGGGCCGAGCGTGCTCGCCCAGGCGTTGTGGAAGGTCCGGCAGACGCGGTCGAAGGCCGAACTCGCCAGCTTCGTCGCCAAGCTCAGGGTCTATGCCATCTCCGACCAGGACGACAGCGGCCCCTGGATCCGGCGCGAGTTCCCGGGCCTGTTCTACATCGTCAATCCCGGGAACACCTTCCACCACTCGACCTGGATCGGGATCAGCGGCGACAAGTTCCACGGCCGGTTCGCCGGCGGCGACTATTCGCTGGTCACCAACGAATGGATCGACCGCAACATCCGCGGCAAGGGGCCGCTCAGCGACGAATATCCCAACTGGAAGTTCCAGATGGAGGGCGACACGCCGTCGTTCCTGTACCTGATCGACAACGGCCTCAACGACCCCGATCACCCGAATTGGGGCGGCTGGGGCGGCCGCTACGAGCTCTACACGCCGCCCATGCGCAAGTGGTTCCTGGCGCCCGAGACGCGGCCGATCTGGACCGACGCCAGCGACGAGGTGCTGGGCCATGACGGCGAATGGCACGACGACCAGTACGCCACGGTGTGGCGCTGGCGCGCCGCCTTCCAGAACGATTTCGTCGCGCGCATGGACTGGACCATCAAGCCGTGCCGCCAGGCCAACCATCCGCCGGTGCCGAGGCTCGACATGCCCGCATCCATCACCGCGAAGCCGGGCCAGCGCGTCGACCTGAGCGCGGCGGGATCGAGCGATCCCGATGGCGACGCCCTCTCCTACGACTGGTTCGTGTACGAGGAGGCGGGCACGCGCAGCATGTCGAACAACGTCTCGGGCGTAAAGCTCCCGGTCAACGACGCCGACCAGCCGAAGGCGTGGCTGACGGTCAAGACCGACCGCGTGGTGCCGCCCGGCACCGGCACGATCCATGTCATCCTCGCCGTCACCGACCACGGCACGCCGCGCCTGACGCGATACAAGCGCGTGATCATCGACGTCGTCGATTGA
- a CDS encoding prolipoprotein diacylglyceryl transferase, producing the protein MLHVPAAPWLHYVGDLTAWLAAFLGARWVYRHRRASVERLSRQSVPSYFVSLAAGAALGAWLLGSLNTLRDSRPVLSHSIAGALAGAIVAVEVWKWLRGVRESTGGPFVIPLTIGIVVGRWGCLFAGLDDQTYGIPTDLPWGVDLGDGISRHPVQIYESLAMAGFLVVYWRALAKHRPWAERHGFHAFVLAYAAQRFAWEFLKPYPPLVGPFNVFHLVMIGLSAYALIWIARGRHRPAVAGA; encoded by the coding sequence GTGCTTCACGTTCCCGCAGCTCCCTGGCTCCACTATGTCGGCGACCTGACGGCGTGGCTTGCCGCGTTTCTCGGTGCGCGATGGGTGTATCGCCACCGCCGCGCCAGCGTCGAGCGGCTCTCGCGGCAGTCCGTGCCGAGTTACTTCGTCAGCCTCGCGGCAGGCGCAGCGCTCGGCGCCTGGCTGTTGGGCTCGCTCAACACGCTTCGAGACTCGCGGCCGGTGCTGTCGCATTCGATCGCCGGCGCGCTGGCGGGCGCGATCGTCGCGGTCGAGGTCTGGAAGTGGCTGCGCGGCGTGCGGGAATCGACCGGCGGGCCGTTCGTGATCCCACTGACGATCGGGATCGTCGTGGGGCGATGGGGATGCCTCTTCGCCGGTCTGGACGACCAGACCTATGGCATCCCGACCGATCTGCCCTGGGGCGTAGACCTGGGAGACGGCATCTCGCGTCATCCCGTCCAGATCTACGAATCGCTCGCGATGGCCGGTTTCCTCGTCGTCTATTGGCGAGCGCTCGCAAAGCATCGCCCGTGGGCGGAGCGGCACGGGTTCCACGCGTTCGTGCTCGCCTATGCGGCGCAGCGGTTTGCGTGGGAATTCCTCAAGCCCTATCCACCACTGGTCGGCCCGTTCAACGTCTTCCACCTCGTGATGATCGGACTCAGCGCCTATGCCCTCATCTGGATCGCTCGCGGCCGCCACCGTCCAGCCGTCGCCGGAGCGTAA